Genomic DNA from Oncorhynchus masou masou isolate Uvic2021 unplaced genomic scaffold, UVic_Omas_1.1 unplaced_scaffold_2310, whole genome shotgun sequence:
CTCTGGTCACCTCAACCTACCACATGTCCTGCACTACTCTGGTCACCTCAACCTACCACATGTCCTGCACTACTCTGGTCACCTCAACCTACCACATCTCCTGCACTACTCTGGTCACCTCAATCTACCACATGTCCTCAACTCTGGTCACCTCAACCTACCACATGTCCTGCACTACTCTGGTCACCTCAACCTACCACATGTCCTGCACTACTCTGGTCACCTCAACCTACCACATGTCCTGCACTACTCTGGTCACCTCAACCTACCACATGTCCTGCACTACTCTGGTCACCTCAACCTACCACATGTCCTGCACTACTCTGGTCACCTCAACATACCACATGTCCTGGTCACCTCAACATACCACATGTCCTGCACTACTCTGACCCTGGTCACCTCAACATACCACATCTCCTGCACTACTCTGACCCTGGTCACCTCAACATACCACATCTCCTGCACTACTCTGACCCTGGTCACCTCAACATACCACATCTCCTGCACTACTCTGACCCTGGTCACCTCAACATACCACATCTCCTGCACTACTCTGACCCTGGTCACCTCAACATACCACATGTCCTGCACTACTCTGACCCTGgtcacctcaacctgcctctctcaccTTTAATCACTCCACTTGTATTGTGCGACAGCTAATAACAGTCAATTGTACTGAAATGTTAGTGTTACAATAATCATCTAATCTATTTTACTGACGTATTATATAATAATATCAGCCATTGCTTAGAAATGAACATTACTCTGTCTATTTTACAAAGTTTTCCGATGAGTGCTTTTATTTTGAAGCCCAAAACCGGAAGTGACGTTGACTCTACGTCCTGTTTTCTAAACGCATAGACTACACTGCTAGTTTATAAGCTTCATTTAGCTATTCACTGCGAAGTTTAAAATGTCTAGAATAGAACTATTACGGTCGTTTTTCAACCAGAGATTAGCAGCTGCTGCCGAAGAGATATTCCGGGTCGTGGAGAAAACGATAGCAGAGCATCAGGACGAAATGTCCCGCTC
This window encodes:
- the LOC135533275 gene encoding salivary glue protein Sgs-3-like: MPCTTLVTSTYHMSCTTLVTSTYHMPCTTLVTSTYHMSCTTLVTSTYHMSCTTLVTSTYHMSCTTLVTSTYHMSCTTLVTSTYHISCTTLVTSIYHMSCTTLVTSTYHMSCTTLVTSTYHMSCTTLVTSTYHISCTTLVTSIYHMSSTLVTSTYHMSCTTLVTSTYHMSCTTLVTSTYHMSCTTLVTSTYHMSCTTLVTSTYHMSCTTLVTSTYHMSWSPQHTTCPALL